From the Calditrichota bacterium genome, the window CTGGCCACATCACCCGAAACGACACGGTAGCTGTAATCCGAATTAGGGGTTAGCCCTACCAGCGTCACGGCGTGCAGCGTGACCGGCGGCCCCTGCTCAAAAACCTCTTCGTTCAACCGGCCCTTTTGACCGAACTGAACCTTTCCCTTGCTCGGGTAAACGGTTTCCCACAGAACGGTTACGCCATCCTTCTGCAAATCCTGCAGGTAGGGCTGCAGAAGCAGAGTCGGGCGTTGGGCCAGCTGGTTTTCCAGCGGTGTCAATCCGGCTTCCAGCACGGCCATTTTCTCAGCAAAGGATTGGTCTGATTTCAACACCTGATTTAGAAGCGCAGTGGCTTCTTTCAGTGATTTCGGTTTTGGTTGGGGATCACGCTCAAAATACCAGTCGAGATGCTTCACCCGAAAGGCCAGTTTCTCGAACACGCCCTGAAGCTTCTGCTCAGCCTCCGTAATGAGGCGCATGTAACGCAGTCCTCCACTCCCCCGGCCATTGGTCACTTTAACCGCCACGTGGAAAACCTCACCCGGTTTGCCGGACGGGGTAAGCAGCGCCTGATCGGAATCGAGGGTTCGGGGTTTCATGAGCTTGCCATTGACGTAAATATCCTCTTCGTCGTTCCCATTGGCAATCAGAAACACCTTTTGTCCCGTCACCGGGAAATCGCCAATCTTGGCCGGCAGGCGGACTGTGGTGCGGTACCAGGCGTACTTGTACTCCCCCTCCCAACGATCGTGAGAACGGACGGAATCCCAGGCAGAATCGTCAAAATCGACGCGGAAAGCTTCGGGCGGTCCCATGAATTTCCATTTAAAACCCGTGATTTCCATTCCGTTGCCGGGACGAAGGGCTTCCACACGCAGCAATTTTTCCAACAAATTCCCGTATCCGGGCGGGAATGCCACCACATCAGCCTGATAAAACCGGGCATTGTACCCGCTGCACGCAATCCGAACAGCCAGCTTAAATTTTTGACCGGCCCTGGCGTTTCTCACCAGAACCAACCGGCCGGATCCTCGTGCCGAAACACCCGCTTTTTTTCCATTTACGTAAATGGCTCCAACGGGATCAGAATAGAGCTTTAGAATGATGTCTTTGCCTGCGAAATTTTCGGGCATTTTCACTGTTTGCCGGAACCATTTGACATGTCCCTTACCCCACCACGCGTGGTTGAGCGTTTCGTTTTTCCAGCCGCGATTGCTTCGGGAAAACACCTTTTTCACGGAAAGGTCCCCGTCGTGCACCTGCCATTCTTTGACCTTAAGAATGGGGTGTGTTTCCAGGGGTTGCGTGCGGATTTTGGTGGATTCACCTGAAAAAACGCCGCTGCTTTCCAGGGCAATGGCCAAAATCAACATTCCTGCAGACAACCAGTGTTTTTTAAAACGAAACATGTGACCTCCTTAAAATTTAGTCGGGTCTCAAATCGGGCTTTGCCATTCTCAACTGCCGACTCCACTCAGAACCCTGTTTTATAATTTCCCTTTACGCTAAAAAATTTGTGTCCATTCGTGTCATTCGTGGACCCCGTCATTCCAAATCCGCCAAAGGCGAATGAGGAATCCCCGCATTCAACAAGGAGATTCTTCGTCGCTGACGCTCCTCAGAATGACAGAAAAACGCAAATGGCATTCCAATTAAAACACACTCACTCCACCTGTCATTCCGAAC encodes:
- a CDS encoding metallophosphoesterase family protein, which gives rise to MFRFKKHWLSAGMLILAIALESSGVFSGESTKIRTQPLETHPILKVKEWQVHDGDLSVKKVFSRSNRGWKNETLNHAWWGKGHVKWFRQTVKMPENFAGKDIILKLYSDPVGAIYVNGKKAGVSARGSGRLVLVRNARAGQKFKLAVRIACSGYNARFYQADVVAFPPGYGNLLEKLLRVEALRPGNGMEITGFKWKFMGPPEAFRVDFDDSAWDSVRSHDRWEGEYKYAWYRTTVRLPAKIGDFPVTGQKVFLIANGNDEEDIYVNGKLMKPRTLDSDQALLTPSGKPGEVFHVAVKVTNGRGSGGLRYMRLITEAEQKLQGVFEKLAFRVKHLDWYFERDPQPKPKSLKEATALLNQVLKSDQSFAEKMAVLEAGLTPLENQLAQRPTLLLQPYLQDLQKDGVTVLWETVYPSKGKVQFGQKGRLNEEVFEQGPPVTLHAVTLVGLTPNSDYSYRVVSGDVASPVWTVHTKNPEATSLKFVVYGDNRSFPRVHENLVRLVAQEKPTLVFNVGDVVSSGHVLSQWVDEYFYPLRFFSGFVPSYISIGNHEYGGYWDIRRVPPFERYVRHPLTTTGSTEYWYSFDYGNAHFIVLDPNKSDGPLGNRIPPGSQQYEWFKNDVEKAKKSAEWIFVFFHEPPYSECWSGGYYDGEPHLRQEIVPLIEANRVAIVFSGHTHDYERGKPHPPYDPKTGTGNNAAYIITGGGGSNLDNHKYHEWEQMDLPRVKADPNSNETDAGKYYVYHYCVVEINGKHLSFKAIKMNGDGTRAGVLDSFELTH